In Haliotis asinina isolate JCU_RB_2024 chromosome 15, JCU_Hal_asi_v2, whole genome shotgun sequence, one DNA window encodes the following:
- the LOC137266409 gene encoding uncharacterized protein, which translates to MKRLTLVFVAIVLMLGLARCEDFSRFLVDITEPTGVADVQTTMATVNSILQETGNADFIFKVAGEPRVLAILNMSNLCDMRSLEKKLLAAKLDITVKPLYLGGKLAADLGVNKTLIESAKAPVNLTGERIYFWDASFIMEGLTSEEYKEEIRDNLEASLKYRLKNHQGLMYRVLGEFPIHMMYFAAVEPKEAELVIWHFNRRKLILTAKVAMVENLVDYLNNCQ; encoded by the exons atgaaacgTCTTACACTGGTCTTTGTGGCCATAGTGCTCATGCTGGGCCTTGCAAGGTGCGAAGACTTCTCTCGTTTCCTTGTCGACATCACTGAACCAACAGGTGTCGCTGATGTACAGACCACCATGGCTACTGTAAACAGCATCTTGCAAGAAACGGGTAATGCTGATTTCATCTTCAAG GTTGCTGGTGAACCAAGAGTATTAGCAA TTCTGAATATGTCCAACCTGTGCGACATGCGTTCTCTGGAGAAGAAGTTGTTGGCGGCTAAACTGGACATCACTGTGAAACCTCTTTACTTGGGTGGAAAGCTTGCAGCTGATCTGGGGGTGAACAAAACCCTTATTGAAAGCGCCAAGGCTCCAGTGAACCTCACTGGAGAACGCATTTACTTCTGGGATGCAAGTTTCATAATGGAAG GTCTAACCAGTGAAGAATACAAAGAGGAAATCCGAGACAACCTGGAGGCCAGCCTTAAGTACAGACTGAAGAATCATCAAGGTCTCATGTACAGAGTTCTCGGCGAGTTTCCCATTCAT ATGATGTATTTTGCAGCAGTTGAACCAAAGGAAGCTGAATTGGTCATCTGGCACTTCAACCGCCGGAAACTGATTTTAACAGCAAAGGTGGCCATGGTTGAGAATCTAGTCGACTACCTGAACAACTGTCAGTAA